CGAGGCCGAGCGAGCCGAGCCACATCGCGGCCTCCTGGATCGCCGACGCTCGCGGGGCGCCGACGAGCATGAGCGCGAGCGCCACGTTCTCGACGGCCGTGAGCTCGGGCACGAGCATGCCCTCCTGGAACACGAAGCCGAAGCGCTCGCGCCGCAGCCTCGTGCGCTCCGCATCCGACAGTCGTGCCACGTCGACGACGCCCATGGGCGTCGCGAGGTGCACGGCGCCGACGTCGGGCGTCACGATGCCCGCGAGGGCGTGGAGGAGCGTCGTCTTGCCGGAGCCCGACGCGCCCATGATCGCGACGGCCTCGCCGGGCGCGATGTCGATGTCGACGCCCGCGAGGGCTGTCGTCGGTCCGTAGGTCTTGCGGAGTCCCCGCGCACTGATCGCCTGCATGCTGCAAGCCTCGCCGCGCGGGTGCTGGCGCCGCGTCGGGCGAGCGGACGATCCGAGCGGGCGCCCCTCATCCGCGCGGATGAGGGGCGTGGGCCCGCGGGACTAGTCCTTCGCCGTGAGGCGGATGAGGCGCGCCTGCCCCTCCTCGCGCATCTGCGCGAGCTCCGTGTGCGCCGTGACGAAGTCGGTGAACGAGCGGTACCCGAGGGTCTTCTCGTTGAACGACGGGTCCATGCGCTTCATCTGCGCCTTCACGACGTTGGCGTGCAGCCACTCGTCGTCGTCCTTCGCGTGGCTCACGCGCATGGCACGCTCGAGCAGCGCGGCGGCCGCCTCCTCGGCGTCGCCGATCGGGTCGGCGCCGTCCTCGTCGTCGTCCTCGTCGATGTCGACGATCTCGCGCTCGGCGGGCTTGGATGCGGGCGGAGCCTTCGTCTCGGTCGCGGGTGCCTCGGTGGCGGGCGACTCGGCCGTCGACTCCTCGGCCTTCGGCCGACGGCGCCGGCCGTTCGACTTCGGCTGCTCGCTCGCGGCCCCCGTCTCGCTGGCGCTCTCCGCGGGCGTCGCGGCAGCCTGCGCCGCCTTCGCCTGCTCGGCGAGCTCGGCCTTCGTGGGGATCTCCGGGCGCTCGACGCCCGGCAGCGCGTCGTAGTCGGCGAACTCGTCGCACGCGGCCGCCAGCGACTTCGACGTCGACCCGGCCACGCCGATGCCCACGACGAAGCGGCCGAGGCGCTTGGCCTTCTGCGCCAGCGCGATGTAGTCGGAGTCGCCCGCCACGATCACGACGTGCGTGATGTCGGGCAGGCGGAAGAGGTCCTCCATGACGTCGACCGCGAGGCGGATGTCGGCGCCGTTCTTGATGCCGCGCGTCGTGGGGAACAGCTGCACGAGGTCGACGGCGCGAGCCAGCAGCTGCTGCCGGTAGCCCGCGTTCACCGCGACCGACCAGTCGGCGTACGCCTTCGAGATCACGGGCGTGCCGAACGACGCCGCGTAGTCGAGGATCGCGCCCACGTCGACCGTCGCCTGCTCGACGCGCGTCGCGACCGCATCCGTCGATCCGCGCTGCACCGACTTCACGCGCTGCTGGTGGAACGTGCCCCTGCCGTGCAGCTGGTCGTACCGCGAGATGACGATGTTGTCGAAGTCGATGTAGACGGCGACGCGAGAGTCGGCCGGATCGATCATGGTGCCCCTTTCGGCGGCCCCCAGTCTGGCACCCGTCCCCCTCGCACCGTCGCCGAGTCGCCGTGCGTCGCCGCACCCGCCTGCCTTCAGGCGTGCGGGAGTAGCATCCCGGTCGGGCCGCCGCGCACCCGGTGGCCGTCTCGACGTCGCCGCGTGGCGACGAGCGCATGAGGAGACTCGACGTGAGCAGCACGACCCCCGCAGGCTGGTACCCCGACCCCGAGCGCGAGGGCGCGACCCGCTGGTGGGACGGCACGCAGTGGGCGCCGTCGCAGGAGCCCGCCGCGAGCGACGACCGCTTCAAGCCGAAGGACGAGTCGGATGCGGGTGCCGCAGCCGGCGAGGCCGGCGCCGAGCCGTCGTGGTCGCCCGAGCCCTACGCGGGCCCCGGCACCGCGTGGGACGGCGGATCCACCGCGGGCACGTCGGACGCGTCGTGGAACCCCTCGCCCGCAGCGGGCTCCGCCGAGCCCTCGTGGAACCCGACGCCCGCCTCGACGCCCGAGCCCACGGCATCCGCGCCGTCGTGGCAGCAGCAGGAGACCCCGTCGTGGCAGGCGCAGTCGTCGACGCCGTCGTACGGCGCGCCGCAGGACTTCAGCCAGACCGGCGCGCAGCAGTGGAACTCCTACGCCACCCCGCCGAAGAAGAGCCGCACCGGCCTGTTCGTCGGCATCGGCGCCGGCGTGCTCGTGCTGCTGCTCCTGCTCGTCGGCGGCGGCATCTGGGCCGTGTCGAGCCTCATCGGCGGCGCGACCCAGGTGCAGACCCAGGGCGGCGGCTCCGGTGGCGGCGGCACCGGTGGTGGCGGCGGTGGCGGCACGCAGGGCGTCGGCACGTTCACGGTCACGATCTCGGCGAACGGCCAGTCGTACACCGACATCGAGATCCCGACGTCGGGCCGCTACGTCATCGACGTCATCCCGACGAACGGCGAGGACCCGCGCATCGAGCTGACCGGCAACGGCCAGTCGTACGAGGACGACGACGGCGGCGACGTCACGTGGGCGTCGCGCCTCGACGAGAACCTCTCGGCGGGCACGTACACGCTCATGGTCGAGGAGTACAGCGGCGATCCGCTCGTCGCCGAGGTCACCATCACGCAGTACTGATCCACCGCCACGCGACCCCTGCGCGGCCTCGAGCGACACGCCCGAGGTCGGCCCGCAGGGGTTGCGTCGTCTTGCGATCCTCGGCATCGTGGCCTGCTCGCGATCCGAGAGGAGCACCATGCTCACCCTGACCGAGACCGCCCAGACCGTCATCACCGGCATCGTCGGCCAGTCCGACGCCGCCGAGACCGGAGGCCTCCGCATCAGCGGCGCCGAGGGAGACCAGCTGAACGTGGGCGTCGCTCCTGCGCCCGCCGAGGGCGACCAGGTGCTCGACGCATCCGGCGCCCGCGTCTTCCTCGACGACACGGCCACGACCGCCCTCGCCGACAAGGTGCTCGACGCAGCACCCGACGACCAGGGCCGCGTGACGTTCACGATCGCGCAGCAGGCCTGACGCACGGCTTCGCCACGGGGCGCCGACCATCTGGTCGGCGCCCCGTTCGCATGCGGCGGATGCGCACCCCCTGTCGCGCGGCCGCCGCGCGCGACAGCATGGAGGCATGCTGACGATCCCCACCGTGCCCCTCGCCGACGGCACCGCCTTCCCCGAGCTCGGCTTCGGCACCTACAAGCTCGACGGCGACGAGGGCGTCGCGGCCATCCGCTCGGCGATCGACATCGGCTACCGCCTGCTCGACACGGCTGTGAACTACGGCAACGAGGAGGAGGTCGGCCGCGCGGTGCGCGAGAGCGACGTTCCGCGTGACGAGCTGCTCGTGACGTCGAAGGTGCCGGGCCGCGACCACGGCTTCGACGAGACGCGGCGCAGCGTCGACGGCTCGCTCGAGCGGCTCGGCCTCGACCGCATCGACCTGCACCTCATCCACTGGCCGAACCCGTCGGTCGATCGCTACGTCGACACGTTCCGCGCGCTCGTGTCGCTGCGCGACGAGGGCGTGCTCGGCTCGGTGGGCGTCTCGAACTTCACCGAGGAGATGCTGCTGCGCGTCGCCGACGCCACCGGCGTCATGCCGGCGGTGAACCAGGTCGAGCTGCACCCGTACTTCCCGCAGGCGAACCTGCGCGCGTTCCACGCCGAGCACGGCATCCGCACGGAGTCGTGGAGCCCGCTCGCGCGCCGCAGCGAGCTGCTCACCGAGCGGGTGATCGCCGACGTCGCCGGCACGCACGACGTGACGCCGACGCAGGCGGTGCTGCGCTGGCACACGCAGCTGGGCTCGACGCCCATCCCGAAGTCGTCGAGCGCCGAGCGGCAGCGCGAGAACGCCGACGTGTTCGACTTCACGCTCGACGAGACCGAGCTGCGCGCGATCTCGTCGCTCGCGCGCGGTCGGCTGTGGGATGGCGACCCCGAGCGCCACGAGGAGATGTGACGCCAGCCCGCGGCGGTGAGCCGAGCGCTCGCCGATGCGGGCATCTCGTGCAACGTGATCGCCGGGCTGCGCCACGATCACCTGCTGGTGCCTGCGGGCGCGGCGGCCGCCGCGATGGAGGCGCTGGATCGACTGTCGCGAGGCTGACGCGGGTTCCTCCACCTGTGCCCGGCCACGTGCGCGGTCGCGTCGGACGGGCACGTCACGTGGTCTCGTGACGGCTCCTCGCCTGCGGCTCGGGGCCTCCTCGACCAGCTGTGGGGAGGCGATGACCCGTCGCTTGCGGGCCTGACCGGCCAGCGGCTTCCAGCAGCTGGTCGAGGAGCGCGCGAGCGCAGCGAGCACGCGTCACGAGACCACGCGACTGCCGCTCCCGCCCGGCCCCGTGCGTGGTCGCGTCGGGCGGGCACGTCGCGTGGTCTCGTGACGGCTCCTCGCCTGCGGCTCGGGGCCTCCTCGACCAGCTGCCGGGGGCTAGAAGCCTCCGCCGGCTCCACCCGGCGCGCCGCCGATGCCGGCGGGTGCGCCGGCCGGGGCATCCCGGGCGGGCCGCCGCCGAACGACGACGTGTCCTGCGCCATGTCGACGAAGCGCGACAGGTGTCCCTGGAACGACACGGCGATCGTCGCCGTCGGGCCACCACGGTGCTTGCCGACGATGATGTCGGCCTCGCCGGGGCGGATGTCGGGGGCGTACGCATCCTCGCGGTGCAGCAGGATGACCATGTCGGCGTCCTGCTCGAGCGAGCCGGACTCGCGGAGGTCGGAGACGGCGGGCTTCTTGTCGGCGCGCTGCTCGGGGCCACGGTTCAGCTGCGACAGGGCGATGACCGGCACCTGCAGCTCCTTCGCGAGCAGCTTGAGCGATCGCGAGAACTCCGAGACCTCCTGCTGACGCGACTCGACCTTCTTGCCGCTCGTCATGAGCTGCAGGTAGTCGACCACGACCATGCCGAGGCCGATCTGCTGCTTGAGGCGACGGCACTTCGCGCGGATCTCGACGAGCGTCAGGTTGGGGCTGTCGTCGATGTAGAGCGGCGCGTCGTTGATGCGGCCGCGCACCTGCGCGAGCGTCGTCCAGTCGCGCGACTCGATCGTGCCCTTGCGCATCTTGTGGTGGTGGATGCTCGACTCGGCCGAGAGCAGCTTCATCGCGATCTCGGACTTCGACATCTCGAGCGAGAAGAAGCACGTGGGCACGTCGCCCTTGATCGCGGCGGCGCGCGAGAAGTCGAGCGCG
The sequence above is a segment of the Agrococcus jejuensis genome. Coding sequences within it:
- a CDS encoding DUF2510 domain-containing protein, whose product is MSSTTPAGWYPDPEREGATRWWDGTQWAPSQEPAASDDRFKPKDESDAGAAAGEAGAEPSWSPEPYAGPGTAWDGGSTAGTSDASWNPSPAAGSAEPSWNPTPASTPEPTASAPSWQQQETPSWQAQSSTPSYGAPQDFSQTGAQQWNSYATPPKKSRTGLFVGIGAGVLVLLLLLVGGGIWAVSSLIGGATQVQTQGGGSGGGGTGGGGGGGTQGVGTFTVTISANGQSYTDIEIPTSGRYVIDVIPTNGEDPRIELTGNGQSYEDDDGGDVTWASRLDENLSAGTYTLMVEEYSGDPLVAEVTITQY
- a CDS encoding NYN domain-containing protein, which encodes MIDPADSRVAVYIDFDNIVISRYDQLHGRGTFHQQRVKSVQRGSTDAVATRVEQATVDVGAILDYAASFGTPVISKAYADWSVAVNAGYRQQLLARAVDLVQLFPTTRGIKNGADIRLAVDVMEDLFRLPDITHVVIVAGDSDYIALAQKAKRLGRFVVGIGVAGSTSKSLAAACDEFADYDALPGVERPEIPTKAELAEQAKAAQAAATPAESASETGAASEQPKSNGRRRRPKAEESTAESPATEAPATETKAPPASKPAEREIVDIDEDDDEDGADPIGDAEEAAAALLERAMRVSHAKDDDEWLHANVVKAQMKRMDPSFNEKTLGYRSFTDFVTAHTELAQMREEGQARLIRLTAKD
- a CDS encoding aldo/keto reductase produces the protein MLTIPTVPLADGTAFPELGFGTYKLDGDEGVAAIRSAIDIGYRLLDTAVNYGNEEEVGRAVRESDVPRDELLVTSKVPGRDHGFDETRRSVDGSLERLGLDRIDLHLIHWPNPSVDRYVDTFRALVSLRDEGVLGSVGVSNFTEEMLLRVADATGVMPAVNQVELHPYFPQANLRAFHAEHGIRTESWSPLARRSELLTERVIADVAGTHDVTPTQAVLRWHTQLGSTPIPKSSSAERQRENADVFDFTLDETELRAISSLARGRLWDGDPERHEEM